A genome region from Thermomonospora amylolytica includes the following:
- the glgX gene encoding glycogen debranching protein GlgX, translating to MGDFWPGQAYPLGAHFDGAGTNFAVFSEAAERVELCLFDGPGPDARETRLTLPEVDGFVWHGYLPGIMPGQRYGFRVHGPYEPERGLRCNPGKLLLDPYAQAIEGQIDWDQACFGYTFGDPWSRNDADSAPHMMRSVVVNPYFDWGDDRSPRTPYHETVIYEAHVKGLTISHPDIPERLRGTYAGLAHPVMIEYLRELGITAVELMPVHQFVHDDHLIKRGLRNYWGYNTIGFFAPHNEYSASGQTGEQVLEFKSMVKALHEAGIEVILDVVYNHTAEGNHLGPTLSFRGLDNQQYYRLVDDDPRYYMDTTGTGNSLLMRSPHVLQLIMDSLRYWITEMHVDGFRFDLAATLARELHEVDRLSAFFDLVQQDPVVSQVKLIAEPWDVGEGGYQVGNFPPLWTEWNGKYRDTVRDYWRGRPATMPDFASRLTGSSDLYADDGRRPLASINFVTCHDGFTLHDLVSYNTKHNDANGEGNRDGSDDNRSWNCGYEGPTEDLEVLALREQQKRNFLTTLFLSQGVPMLSHGDELGRTQRGNNNVYCQDNELAWMDWARLRDNFPLLDFVQKLARLRRDHPVFRRRRFFKGRPPADPDTSRLSDIAWFTPDGREMNEADWLAGFAKSLQVFLNGEAISEPGRHGERIRDDSFLLIFNAHHGGLRFTIPPARYGDTWLRVIDTADPLLVEETSGRSYKAGETIAVDARSMQVLRRV from the coding sequence GTGGGTGATTTCTGGCCCGGGCAGGCATATCCGCTGGGCGCGCACTTCGACGGGGCGGGCACCAACTTCGCGGTGTTCTCCGAGGCGGCCGAGCGGGTCGAGCTGTGCCTGTTCGACGGGCCCGGGCCGGACGCCCGGGAGACCCGGCTGACGCTGCCGGAGGTCGACGGGTTCGTCTGGCACGGCTACCTGCCGGGGATCATGCCCGGCCAGCGGTACGGGTTCCGGGTGCACGGGCCCTACGAGCCCGAACGCGGCCTGCGCTGCAACCCCGGCAAGCTGCTGCTCGACCCGTACGCGCAGGCCATCGAGGGGCAGATCGACTGGGACCAGGCCTGCTTCGGCTACACGTTCGGCGACCCGTGGTCCCGCAACGACGCCGACTCCGCGCCGCACATGATGCGGTCGGTGGTGGTCAACCCGTACTTCGACTGGGGCGACGACCGCTCGCCGCGCACCCCGTACCACGAGACGGTGATCTACGAGGCGCACGTCAAGGGCCTGACGATCAGCCACCCCGACATCCCCGAACGGCTCCGCGGCACCTACGCGGGCCTGGCCCACCCGGTGATGATCGAGTACCTGCGGGAGCTGGGGATCACCGCCGTCGAGCTGATGCCGGTGCACCAGTTCGTGCACGACGACCACCTGATCAAGCGGGGGCTGCGCAACTACTGGGGCTACAACACCATCGGCTTCTTCGCCCCGCACAACGAGTACTCCGCCTCCGGCCAGACCGGCGAACAGGTCCTGGAGTTCAAGTCCATGGTCAAGGCCCTGCACGAGGCGGGGATCGAGGTGATCCTCGACGTGGTCTACAACCACACCGCCGAGGGCAACCACCTGGGGCCGACGCTGTCGTTCCGGGGCCTGGACAACCAGCAGTACTACCGGCTGGTGGACGACGACCCCCGCTACTACATGGACACCACCGGCACCGGCAACAGCCTGCTGATGCGCTCACCGCACGTACTGCAACTGATCATGGACTCGCTGCGGTACTGGATCACCGAGATGCACGTGGACGGGTTCCGCTTCGACCTGGCCGCCACGCTGGCCCGCGAGCTGCACGAGGTGGACCGGCTGAGCGCGTTCTTCGACCTGGTCCAGCAGGACCCGGTGGTCTCCCAGGTCAAGCTGATCGCCGAGCCGTGGGACGTGGGCGAGGGCGGCTACCAGGTCGGCAACTTCCCGCCGCTGTGGACCGAGTGGAACGGCAAGTACCGCGACACCGTCCGCGACTACTGGCGGGGACGGCCGGCGACCATGCCCGACTTCGCCTCCCGGCTGACCGGCTCCTCGGACCTGTACGCCGACGACGGCCGCCGCCCGCTGGCCTCGATCAACTTCGTCACCTGCCACGACGGGTTCACCCTGCACGACCTGGTGTCGTACAACACCAAGCACAACGACGCCAACGGCGAGGGCAACCGGGACGGCAGCGACGACAACCGGTCGTGGAACTGCGGCTACGAGGGGCCGACCGAGGACCTGGAGGTGCTGGCGCTGCGCGAGCAGCAGAAGCGCAACTTCCTCACCACGCTGTTCCTGTCGCAGGGCGTGCCGATGCTGTCGCACGGCGACGAGCTGGGCCGCACCCAGCGCGGCAACAACAACGTCTACTGCCAGGACAACGAGCTGGCCTGGATGGACTGGGCGCGGCTGCGCGACAACTTCCCGCTGCTGGACTTCGTGCAGAAGCTGGCGCGGCTGCGCCGCGACCATCCGGTGTTCCGCCGCCGCCGGTTCTTCAAGGGCCGCCCGCCCGCCGACCCGGACACCTCGCGGCTGTCGGACATCGCCTGGTTCACCCCCGACGGGCGGGAGATGAACGAGGCCGACTGGCTGGCCGGGTTCGCCAAGTCGCTGCAGGTCTTCCTGAACGGGGAGGCGATCAGCGAGCCGGGCCGGCACGGCGAGCGGATCCGCGACGACTCGTTCCTGCTGATCTTCAACGCCCACCACGGGGGACTGCGGTTCACCATCCCGCCCGCCCGGTACGGCGACACCTGGCTGCGGGTGATCGACACCGCCGACCCGCTGCTGGTGGAGGAGACCAGCGGGCGCAGCTACAAGGCCGGGGAGACCATCGCGGTGGACGCCCGCTCGATGCAGGTGCTGCGCCGTGTCTGA